Proteins from a genomic interval of Buchnera aphidicola (Brachycaudus cardui):
- the minD gene encoding septum site-determining protein MinD → MTRIIVVTSGKGGVGKTTSSAAIATGLAKKGKKTIVIDFDIGLRNLDLVMGCERRVVYDFINVIQGDATLNQSLIKDKKTSNLFILPASQTRDKDALTCSGVEKVLSELVKMEFDFIICDSPAGIETGAILAIYFADEAIITTNPEVSSVRDSDRILGIIASKSKRAKQNTTPIKEYLLLTRYNPTRVKKGEMLSMTDVVEILQIPVIGIIPEDPSVLRASNQGESIILDVNSNAGHAYLDTVNRLLGEKHPFRFVEEKKSFLQRLFGR, encoded by the coding sequence ATGACACGGATTATTGTAGTAACTTCAGGGAAAGGAGGTGTAGGTAAAACTACTTCAAGTGCAGCTATTGCAACAGGTTTAGCAAAAAAAGGAAAAAAAACTATTGTAATAGATTTTGATATAGGATTAAGAAATTTAGATTTAGTTATGGGATGCGAGCGTAGAGTAGTTTATGATTTCATCAACGTCATTCAAGGTGATGCGACACTAAATCAATCTTTAATTAAAGATAAAAAAACTAGTAATTTATTTATCCTTCCAGCATCACAAACTCGAGATAAAGATGCTCTGACATGTTCAGGAGTCGAAAAAGTTTTATCTGAACTTGTAAAAATGGAATTTGATTTTATTATTTGTGATTCGCCAGCAGGAATTGAAACAGGTGCAATTTTAGCAATATATTTTGCAGATGAAGCGATTATTACCACTAATCCAGAAGTCTCTTCAGTGCGAGATTCAGATCGAATATTAGGAATAATTGCATCTAAATCAAAAAGAGCAAAACAAAACACGACTCCTATAAAAGAATATCTTTTATTAACTCGTTATAATCCTACGCGTGTTAAAAAAGGTGAAATGTTGAGTATGACAGACGTTGTAGAAATTCTTCAAATACCTGTAATAGGTATAATACCAGAAGATCCATCTGTTCTGCGTGCCTCTAATCAAGGAGAATCTATTATATTAGACGTCAATTCTAATGCAGGACACGCTTATTTAGATACTGTTAATAGATTACTAGGCGAAAAACATCCTTTTCGCTTCGTTGAAGAAAAAAAAAGTTTTTTACAACGTTTATTCGGGAGATAG
- a CDS encoding OmpA family protein, producing MKKRAFAIAFLLASLVTSVQAEEKNAWYLGAKIGWSHFDPLKYNIIKDSKDAESDINLLQKNLSAPIIGVFLGYEFNPYFSFEIENDTNGFFPHQMLQHAQSAQINSVQLATKLSYPITDDFHLYTRLGGIVFWDDLTSKEDLKNMFNKESKIFPSLSLGAEYIFNKQFITRIDYTWKNTIKNIIDASIKPSLGDAVLSFGWKFGESHVNDVFSSEDDNFLNKPYTVFNENINFPFNSTELKPIAYDKLAQLDNNIKKKNLNNISIILSGYTDRLGDDEYNQQLSEDRAYSIKNYLTSKGFSRNQITIQGMGKLYSLTNQVCNDIENKPLLISCLAPDRRVEIEVLSTDAQ from the coding sequence ATGAAAAAACGAGCTTTTGCTATCGCATTTTTATTAGCAAGCTTAGTCACATCTGTTCAAGCCGAAGAAAAAAATGCATGGTATCTAGGTGCAAAAATTGGATGGTCACATTTTGATCCTTTAAAATATAATATTATTAAAGATTCCAAAGACGCTGAGAGTGATATTAATTTATTACAAAAAAATTTAAGTGCTCCAATCATTGGAGTATTTTTAGGGTATGAGTTTAATCCATATTTTTCTTTTGAAATAGAAAATGATACTAATGGTTTTTTCCCTCATCAAATGCTTCAACATGCACAAAGTGCACAAATCAATAGTGTTCAACTTGCAACAAAATTATCATATCCTATAACAGATGATTTTCATCTTTATACACGATTAGGAGGAATAGTTTTTTGGGATGATCTTACTTCTAAAGAAGATTTAAAAAATATGTTTAATAAAGAAAGTAAAATATTTCCTAGCCTTTCTTTAGGAGCAGAATATATTTTTAATAAACAATTTATCACTAGAATAGATTATACTTGGAAAAATACTATTAAGAACATAATAGATGCATCTATAAAACCTTCTTTAGGAGATGCAGTGTTGTCTTTTGGATGGAAATTTGGTGAATCTCATGTAAATGATGTTTTTTCATCTGAAGATGATAATTTTTTAAACAAACCATATACTGTATTTAATGAAAATATTAATTTTCCTTTTAATAGTACAGAATTAAAACCTATTGCTTATGATAAACTTGCTCAATTAGATAATAATATTAAAAAAAAGAATTTAAATAATATTTCAATTATTCTTTCAGGATATACCGATAGGTTAGGAGACGACGAATATAATCAACAATTATCTGAAGATCGTGCTTATAGTATTAAAAATTATTTAACATCTAAAGGATTTTCTAGAAATCAAATCACTATTCAAGGAATGGGAAAATTATATTCATTAACTAATCAGGTATGTAATGATATAGAAAACAAACCTTTGTTAATTAGTTGTTTAGCTCCTGATCGCCGTGTAGAAATTGAAGTTTTATCTACTGATGCTCAATAA
- the murJ gene encoding murein biosynthesis integral membrane protein MurJ translates to MNLLKSLISVSCMTLLSRILGFIRDVLIASTFGASMFTDAFFISFKIPNLLCRIFSDGSFSQIFVPILIEYKTCQNKKYIQDFISSIFSFIIFFMSIVIILGMFFSRFLILINAPGFTELPEKLKLSEHLLTIMLPYILFISLSSFFSSILNSWNYFSIPALSSIFLNISIIFFSIFFSSFFNPSIISLAWAVIIGGFIQLCYQLPLLYKINMLVIPNLSWNNIGLLRFLKKIGPTILGTSANQISLIINTIFTSLLCSGSISWIYYADRLIEFPVGILGVSLSTILFTSLTKRYKYRIKSEYKKLLDWGLRIGLIVSLPSAVILFFLAKPIIIVLFQYGKFTNFDVLMTKRVLELYALGLVSFILVKILASAFYASEEIHIPMQISLLTLFLTQLMNPIFIFYFKHAGLALSVSISGWINFLLLYWKLHQRKIIFFKYNEFFFLFRLILAVLVMLFILFCILHFMPLWSTGSFLNKIIRLIFVCFISGISYLVMLHFLGIRLLNFSYNFS, encoded by the coding sequence ATGAATCTTTTAAAATCTTTAATATCAGTAAGCTGTATGACTTTACTATCTCGTATATTAGGTTTCATTCGAGATGTTTTAATTGCTAGTACATTTGGTGCTTCTATGTTTACTGATGCTTTTTTTATATCTTTTAAAATTCCTAATTTATTATGTCGTATTTTTTCTGATGGTTCGTTTTCTCAAATTTTTGTACCTATATTAATAGAGTATAAAACTTGTCAAAACAAAAAATATATTCAAGATTTTATTTCTTCTATATTTAGTTTTATAATTTTTTTTATGTCTATAGTAATAATACTAGGAATGTTTTTTTCTCGCTTTTTAATTTTAATTAATGCTCCAGGTTTTACAGAATTACCCGAAAAATTAAAATTATCTGAACATTTACTAACGATTATGTTGCCTTATATTTTATTCATTTCTTTATCTTCATTTTTTTCATCTATTTTAAATAGTTGGAATTATTTCTCGATTCCGGCTTTATCTTCAATATTTTTAAATATTAGTATTATTTTTTTTTCTATTTTTTTTAGTTCTTTTTTTAATCCTTCTATTATTTCTTTAGCATGGGCTGTTATTATCGGTGGTTTTATTCAATTATGCTATCAATTGCCATTATTATACAAAATAAATATGTTAGTTATACCTAATTTAAGTTGGAATAATATTGGTCTTTTAAGATTTTTAAAAAAAATAGGACCTACTATTTTAGGAACTTCTGCAAATCAAATTTCTTTAATTATTAATACTATTTTTACTTCATTATTATGTTCAGGATCAATATCTTGGATATATTATGCTGATCGATTAATAGAATTTCCAGTAGGTATATTAGGTGTGTCATTAAGTACTATCTTATTTACATCTCTTACTAAACGATATAAATATCGTATAAAGTCAGAATACAAGAAATTGCTTGATTGGGGGTTACGTATTGGTTTGATAGTATCATTACCAAGTGCTGTTATACTATTTTTTCTTGCCAAACCTATTATTATAGTTCTTTTTCAATATGGAAAATTTACAAATTTTGATGTTTTAATGACTAAAAGAGTATTAGAGCTATATGCTTTGGGTCTAGTGTCTTTTATCTTAGTAAAAATATTAGCCTCGGCTTTTTATGCTTCTGAAGAAATACATATTCCCATGCAGATTTCATTATTAACACTATTTTTAACACAATTAATGAATCCAATTTTTATTTTTTATTTTAAACATGCTGGTCTTGCTTTATCTGTTAGTATATCTGGATGGATAAATTTTTTATTACTTTATTGGAAATTACATCAAAGAAAAATAATTTTTTTTAAATATAATGAATTTTTTTTTCTTTTTCGTTTAATTTTAGCAGTATTAGTAATGCTTTTTATTTTATTTTGTATATTACATTTTATGCCTCTTTGGAGTACAGGTTCTTTTTTAAATAAAATAATTCGTTTAATTTTTGTTTGTTTTATTTCTGGAATCAGTTACTTAGTTATGTTACATTTTTTAGGAATACGTTTATTAAATTTTTCTTATAATTTTTCTTGA
- the pyrC gene encoding dihydroorotase, translating into MSEFEQKITIIKPDDWHVHLRDKKILKKVIRYTGKFYERALIMPNLDDPITNCFKGISYRNRILKSMHLCYQFQPLMTCYLTSFTIPEELEIGFFKKIFIAAKLYPYCSTTNSKKGVRKISHITHVLERMEKIGMPLLIHGEKVNKHIDIYAREAEFIKNTLEPLRNNFPKLKIVLEHITTRESVEYIKKNGSNYLCATITPHHLMLNRNDMFAGGIQPYLYCLPILKKNIHQKALRQAIASGNKHFFLGSDTAPHLHKNKINLFGCAGIFNAPSSFLAYVTVFEEMKALKHLQAFCSENGPNFYNIPINKKTITLIKKPCKITKKINIGNDKIIPFLSGETLNWSIKSFPE; encoded by the coding sequence ATGTCAGAATTTGAACAAAAAATAACTATTATAAAACCTGATGATTGGCATGTTCATTTAAGAGATAAAAAAATTTTAAAAAAAGTTATTCGATATACTGGTAAATTTTATGAAAGAGCATTAATTATGCCAAATCTTGATGATCCTATTACAAATTGCTTTAAAGGTATTTCTTATCGTAATAGAATTTTAAAATCTATGCATTTATGTTATCAATTTCAACCATTAATGACTTGTTATTTAACTAGTTTTACTATTCCTGAAGAATTAGAAATTGGATTTTTTAAAAAAATCTTTATAGCAGCTAAATTATATCCTTACTGTTCTACAACTAATTCAAAAAAAGGTGTAAGAAAAATTAGTCATATCACTCATGTATTAGAACGTATGGAAAAAATCGGTATGCCATTATTAATTCATGGTGAAAAGGTTAATAAACATATTGATATCTATGCTAGAGAAGCAGAATTCATTAAAAATACTTTAGAACCGTTACGTAATAATTTTCCAAAATTAAAAATAGTCTTAGAACATATTACCACTAGAGAATCTGTAGAATATATTAAAAAAAATGGTTCTAATTATTTATGTGCAACAATTACACCTCATCATTTAATGTTGAATCGAAATGATATGTTTGCAGGTGGCATTCAACCTTATCTGTACTGTTTACCTATTTTAAAAAAAAACATACACCAAAAAGCATTAAGACAAGCCATTGCCAGTGGAAACAAACATTTTTTTTTAGGAAGTGATACAGCACCACACTTACATAAAAATAAAATTAATTTATTTGGTTGCGCAGGTATATTTAATGCTCCATCTTCTTTTTTAGCTTATGTTACAGTTTTTGAAGAAATGAAAGCTTTAAAACATTTACAAGCTTTTTGTTCAGAAAATGGTCCTAATTTTTATAACATACCGATTAATAAAAAAACTATAACATTAATTAAAAAACCATGTAAAATAACAAAAAAAATTAATATCGGAAATGATAAAATTATTCCATTTTTATCAGGTGAAACTTTAAATTGGTCAATTAAAAGTTTTCCTGAATAA
- the minE gene encoding cell division topological specificity factor MinE yields MALLDFFLSRNKNTANIANANIAKERLQIIVAEQRKYNNEPDYFPQLKREILSVISKYVNIDQNMISVQLEQKREDISILELNISLPD; encoded by the coding sequence ATGGCTTTATTAGATTTTTTTTTATCCCGGAACAAAAATACTGCTAATATTGCTAATGCTAATATTGCAAAAGAGAGATTACAAATAATTGTTGCAGAACAAAGAAAATATAATAATGAACCAGATTATTTTCCGCAATTAAAACGTGAAATACTCTCTGTAATTTCTAAATATGTAAATATAGATCAAAATATGATAAGTGTTCAATTAGAACAAAAAAGAGAAGACATCTCTATATTAGAACTAAATATTAGTTTACCTGATTAA
- the flgA gene encoding flagellar basal body P-ring formation chaperone FlgA: MVFLSFKVNAISLTDQLIHFFKKEYPIKKDHIHVIIRTQLKKNIYCKKPFFSVPSNFRYLGLVDVLLTCNQRHYYLQVELQTKGEYIVAKRKILRGTKIQISDLKMLIGRLDTLPKNTYFKKEDVIDKVSLRDIFPLQPITSFMIRPFWLVKVNQKVIIIIHEENFTISSTAISLNNGAENDKIRVKTKNGQILTGIINKNKEVIVSA; the protein is encoded by the coding sequence TTGGTTTTTTTATCTTTTAAAGTTAATGCTATTAGTTTAACTGATCAATTAATTCATTTTTTTAAAAAAGAGTATCCTATTAAAAAAGATCATATTCATGTTATAATACGTACTCAATTAAAAAAAAATATATATTGTAAAAAACCTTTTTTTTCAGTACCAAGTAATTTTCGTTATTTAGGTTTAGTGGATGTTCTGTTAACTTGTAATCAACGACACTACTACTTACAAGTGGAACTTCAAACAAAAGGAGAATATATTGTAGCAAAAAGAAAAATTTTACGAGGTACTAAAATACAAATATCAGATTTAAAGATGTTAATTGGTCGGTTAGATACACTGCCTAAAAATACTTATTTTAAGAAAGAAGATGTTATTGATAAAGTTAGTTTACGTGATATTTTTCCTTTACAGCCAATCACATCTTTTATGATACGTCCATTTTGGTTAGTAAAAGTAAATCAAAAAGTTATTATTATTATTCATGAAGAAAATTTTACTATTTCTTCTACGGCAATATCATTAAATAATGGAGCAGAAAATGATAAAATACGTGTTAAAACAAAAAATGGTCAAATTCTGACAGGCATTATAAATAAAAATAAAGAAGTTATAGTATCTGCATGA
- the tsaB gene encoding tRNA (adenosine(37)-N6)-threonylcarbamoyltransferase complex dimerization subunit type 1 TsaB: protein MSNIILAIDTSINYCSVAIYKKNNVYFISEKCEKKHTSQVLPMIHKLLLQTQTTLKELHYIAFAKGPGNFTSIRIAESIAQSFALSLKIPIIGISTLLIMAEKACRKYKKTEIIVIINAKTTHLYWAAYIKNKKSIWTGEHTESLVKKELVRDKINDLKKKWTIVSHEYQTIEYKKFANINDIKIFFPNARDIIPFVLLKIKTGIILYSAKNGPNYLYNNF from the coding sequence ATGTCTAATATCATTTTAGCAATTGATACGTCAATTAATTATTGCTCAGTTGCTATATATAAAAAAAATAATGTTTATTTTATATCAGAGAAATGTGAAAAAAAACATACTTCTCAAGTGTTACCTATGATTCACAAATTACTATTACAGACACAAACAACATTAAAAGAATTACATTATATTGCTTTTGCAAAAGGACCTGGTAATTTTACTAGTATACGAATTGCAGAAAGTATTGCACAAAGTTTTGCTTTAAGTTTAAAAATTCCTATAATTGGTATTTCAACTTTACTAATCATGGCTGAAAAAGCATGTCGGAAATATAAAAAAACAGAAATTATAGTTATAATAAACGCAAAAACGACACATTTATATTGGGCTGCATATATTAAAAATAAAAAATCTATTTGGACGGGAGAGCACACAGAATCTTTAGTAAAAAAAGAATTAGTACGAGATAAAATTAATGATTTAAAAAAGAAATGGACTATTGTTAGCCATGAATATCAAACAATTGAATATAAAAAATTTGCAAATATCAACGATATTAAGATTTTTTTTCCTAATGCACGAGATATTATTCCATTTGTTTTACTAAAGATTAAAACTGGAATAATTTTGTATTCTGCAAAAAATGGTCCAAATTATTTATATAATAATTTTTAG
- the minC gene encoding septum site-determining protein MinC, producing the protein MQKTPIELKGSNFTLLVLYINNHDIDLINKSLHKKIQECPNFFKNAPVIVNISGLCHQANWKRIQEIIISHGFSVVGVSGCKDNMLKKNIIDSGLPILSENNHIIKNKNKNINVIYNPFITSLKKTQKDITQKSHIIDIPVRSGQKIYAKDADLIIINNVSAGAELVADGNIHIYGIVRGRVLAGANGDITRKIFCTGLFAELVSISGEYWLSDQIPSEFIGKSAQIYLKNKFLTINSLS; encoded by the coding sequence ATGCAAAAAACACCTATTGAACTTAAAGGTAGTAATTTTACATTATTAGTACTATATATAAATAATCATGATATAGATTTAATAAATAAATCATTACATAAAAAAATTCAAGAATGTCCAAATTTTTTTAAAAATGCACCTGTTATTGTTAATATTTCAGGATTGTGTCATCAAGCAAATTGGAAAAGAATACAAGAAATTATTATTTCTCATGGTTTTTCTGTTGTAGGAGTCAGTGGTTGTAAAGATAATATGTTAAAAAAAAATATTATTGATTCAGGATTACCTATTTTATCAGAAAATAACCATATAATTAAAAATAAAAATAAAAATATTAATGTTATTTATAATCCTTTTATAACTTCTTTAAAAAAAACTCAAAAAGATATAACACAAAAAAGTCATATTATAGACATACCAGTCCGATCCGGTCAAAAAATTTATGCAAAAGATGCTGATTTAATCATCATTAATAATGTCAGCGCTGGAGCAGAATTAGTAGCAGATGGAAATATTCATATTTATGGTATAGTTCGGGGAAGAGTTCTTGCAGGTGCGAATGGAGATATAACAAGAAAAATATTTTGTACAGGATTATTTGCTGAATTAGTTTCTATATCTGGTGAATATTGGTTATCAGATCAAATACCATCAGAATTTATTGGAAAATCAGCGCAAATTTACTTAAAAAATAAATTTTTAACTATAAATTCTCTCAGTTAA
- the flgC gene encoding flagellar basal body rod protein FlgC, which translates to MSLLNIFNIAGSAMTAQSQKINVIASNLANVDSIIHKNGKFYPYIAKKVIFEFDPLSNSEIGGVKISRIIEDSSPMKLIYNPNHPMANKKGYILTSNVNPISETVNNLVAARSYQANVEVFKAAKSMINKTLTIIE; encoded by the coding sequence ATGTCTCTTTTAAACATATTTAATATTGCAGGTTCAGCAATGACAGCACAATCACAAAAAATAAATGTCATTGCAAGCAATTTAGCTAATGTAGATAGCATAATACATAAAAATGGAAAATTTTATCCATATATTGCAAAAAAAGTTATTTTTGAATTTGATCCTTTGAGTAACTCAGAAATAGGAGGTGTAAAAATATCCCGTATAATCGAAGATTCTAGTCCTATGAAACTAATATATAATCCAAATCATCCTATGGCTAATAAAAAAGGTTATATTTTAACATCTAATGTCAACCCTATTTCAGAAACAGTAAATAATCTTGTAGCAGCAAGAAGTTATCAAGCAAATGTAGAAGTATTTAAAGCGGCTAAGTCGATGATAAATAAAACATTAACAATTATTGAATAA
- the rsmC gene encoding 16S rRNA (guanine(1207)-N(2))-methyltransferase RsmC: MVKNCDTIIYYWPKNKSEALFQFINLISCLPINTQIFIVGENSSGIKSAPLMLKKWITLYKVDSAKHSILMTGSLKRKKRFLLEDFFKVHKWKNFSIKSLPGVFGDKKIDEGSKLLASTFSKSITGKILDVGCGTGFLSVSLLDCSPNVDITLIDNNKTALRCSQVTLDANQLRGKVLCSDFYSNIFEKFDLIISNPPFHDDLKINFNIVKKIICDSVNYLKFRGELRFVTNSCFDYNFLLKKTFKRYSIIEKTNKYKIYQAFLN, translated from the coding sequence ATGGTCAAAAACTGCGATACAATCATTTATTATTGGCCTAAAAATAAGTCCGAGGCACTATTTCAGTTTATTAATTTAATATCTTGTTTACCAATAAACACTCAAATATTTATTGTGGGAGAAAATTCTAGTGGAATAAAAAGTGCACCATTAATGTTAAAAAAGTGGATTACTTTATACAAAGTAGACAGCGCTAAACATTCTATACTCATGACAGGTTCACTTAAAAGAAAAAAACGTTTTTTATTAGAAGATTTTTTTAAAGTACATAAATGGAAAAATTTTTCTATAAAATCTTTACCAGGTGTTTTTGGTGACAAAAAAATAGATGAAGGTAGCAAATTACTAGCTTCTACTTTTTCAAAAAGTATAACTGGAAAAATTTTAGACGTTGGTTGTGGTACAGGATTTTTATCAGTATCGCTTCTAGATTGTTCACCAAATGTTGATATTACATTAATTGATAATAACAAAACTGCATTAAGATGTAGTCAAGTTACACTCGATGCTAATCAATTAAGGGGAAAAGTTCTTTGTAGTGATTTTTATTCAAATATATTTGAAAAGTTTGATTTGATTATTTCAAATCCACCTTTTCATGATGATCTAAAAATAAACTTTAATATAGTAAAAAAAATAATATGTGATTCAGTAAATTATCTAAAATTTAGAGGTGAATTAAGATTTGTCACTAATAGTTGTTTTGATTATAATTTTTTATTAAAAAAAACATTCAAAAGATATTCTATTATAGAAAAAACAAATAAGTATAAGATATATCAAGCTTTTTTAAATTAA
- the flgB gene encoding flagellar basal body rod protein FlgB, translating into MFNKINQVFNFSQQALNLYAQRQEILASNIANADTPGYKSRDINFQKELIKILQNRDTQNRKIFLNKTSPNHLNAKYNNLISLQIKPVISNEIKPDGNTVNMDRERIEFVNNSLKYQSSLAFIKNEIKNITRVLQG; encoded by the coding sequence ATGTTTAATAAAATTAATCAAGTTTTTAACTTTAGTCAACAGGCATTAAATCTATATGCTCAGAGACAAGAAATTTTAGCTTCTAATATTGCTAATGCTGATACACCTGGATATAAATCAAGAGATATTAATTTTCAAAAAGAACTTATTAAAATATTACAAAATAGAGATACACAAAATAGGAAGATTTTTCTGAATAAAACATCTCCTAATCATCTAAATGCAAAATATAATAATCTAATTTCATTACAAATAAAACCTGTGATTAGCAATGAAATAAAACCGGATGGAAATACAGTTAACATGGATAGAGAAAGAATTGAATTTGTCAATAATAGTTTGAAATATCAATCAAGCTTGGCATTTATAAAAAACGAAATAAAAAATATAACACGTGTTTTACAAGGATAA
- a CDS encoding TerC family protein, whose product MEFFLDPSTWAGLLTLVILEVVLGIDNLIFVAILSEKLPPNQRDKARLIGLGLALLMRLALLSLISWVVTLTSPIIQNNFFSLSIRDVILLFGGLFLLFKTTMELHERLENNHHENSENKNYAGFWAVVIQIVILDAVFSLDAIITAVGMVNQLLIMMIAVVLATILMLLASKALTNFINLHPTVVVLCLSFLLMIGFSLVTEALRFYIPKGYLYAAIGFSILIEVFNQIARHNFMKNQSRRPMRQRAAEAIFRLMIGEKNKHQKVIKKDLDDKKTTFIQSSSETEMFKDEERYMINGVLTLAGRSIKSIMTPRRNISWVNTEKNTDEIRMQLLDTPHSLFPVCKGELDEIIGIVRAKELLVAIEKKIDVSTFASKILPIVIPDTLDPINLLGVLRRAQGSFVIVSNEFGVVQGLITPLDVLEAIAGEFPDADETPDIIKENNSWLVKGETDLHSLQQLLNTEELIKEDNYASLGGLLIAQKGQLPLPGERIDIYPFHFHIIKATEYRIDLVRIIKHKDEN is encoded by the coding sequence ATGGAGTTTTTTCTAGACCCGTCAACTTGGGCAGGCTTATTAACACTAGTTATTCTAGAAGTAGTATTAGGAATTGATAATTTAATATTTGTAGCAATTTTGTCAGAAAAACTGCCTCCTAATCAAAGAGATAAAGCACGTTTAATTGGTTTAGGATTAGCTCTATTAATGCGATTAGCATTATTATCATTAATATCTTGGGTTGTAACACTCACTTCTCCTATTATTCAAAATAATTTTTTTTCTTTATCAATACGTGATGTAATTCTTTTATTTGGCGGTTTATTTTTATTATTTAAAACTACGATGGAATTACATGAAAGATTAGAAAATAATCATCATGAAAACTCAGAAAATAAAAATTATGCAGGTTTTTGGGCTGTAGTAATTCAAATAGTTATATTAGATGCAGTATTTTCCTTAGATGCTATCATAACAGCTGTTGGTATGGTCAATCAATTATTAATTATGATGATTGCAGTTGTATTAGCTACTATTTTAATGTTATTAGCATCTAAAGCATTAACTAATTTTATTAATCTTCATCCCACAGTAGTGGTACTATGCCTTAGCTTTTTATTAATGATTGGTTTTAGTTTAGTTACAGAAGCATTACGATTTTATATTCCTAAAGGATATTTATATGCTGCTATAGGATTTTCTATTTTGATAGAAGTTTTCAATCAAATAGCACGTCATAATTTTATGAAAAATCAATCTAGAAGACCTATGCGACAAAGAGCAGCTGAAGCCATTTTTCGTTTAATGATTGGGGAAAAAAATAAACACCAAAAAGTGATAAAAAAAGATTTAGATGATAAAAAAACAACTTTTATTCAGTCTTCATCAGAAACAGAAATGTTTAAAGACGAAGAAAGATATATGATTAACGGTGTTCTTACTTTAGCCGGAAGATCTATTAAAAGTATTATGACTCCTAGAAGAAATATTTCTTGGGTAAATACAGAAAAAAATACTGATGAAATTCGCATGCAATTATTAGATACCCCACATAGTTTATTTCCAGTATGTAAAGGAGAATTAGATGAAATAATAGGTATTGTAAGAGCTAAGGAATTATTAGTTGCTATTGAAAAAAAAATAGATGTATCTACCTTTGCAAGTAAAATATTGCCTATTGTTATACCTGATACTTTAGATCCGATTAATCTTCTTGGTGTACTTCGTCGTGCTCAAGGTAGCTTTGTAATTGTTAGCAATGAATTTGGAGTTGTCCAAGGTTTAATTACCCCTTTAGATGTTTTAGAGGCAATAGCAGGAGAATTTCCAGATGCTGATGAAACACCAGATATTATAAAAGAAAATAATAGTTGGTTAGTAAAAGGCGAAACAGATTTACATTCATTACAACAATTATTAAATACTGAAGAACTAATTAAAGAAGATAATTATGCTTCTTTAGGAGGTCTTTTAATTGCTCAAAAAGGTCAATTACCTCTTCCAGGAGAAAGAATTGACATTTATCCTTTTCATTTTCATATTATTAAAGCAACTGAATATCGTATTGATTTAGTAAGAATTATTAAGCATAAAGATGAGAATTAA